The Rutidosis leptorrhynchoides isolate AG116_Rl617_1_P2 unplaced genomic scaffold, CSIRO_AGI_Rlap_v1 contig433, whole genome shotgun sequence genomic sequence TGCCAGCTTAATATGGGCTTAGCTGTCCTCTTGTGTGAGTATATAGTATAGGATGGTTGTTTTGTTGCCTACTCCTTTTTTTTTTACttcaattattattaaattaaattcccTAGttgttttattttctatttttaataatactaaaatgatgaaTTGACTTTTTGGAATTTCTCGTATTTGGATAGTCCGCATCAATATTCCCGAATCCAATCGGACGATAATATCCGGAACATGTATTTACTGTGTATTTGTAGTGTACATCGTCTTATTCGATAATGTCAAAATGTGTGTTTTTTCATTTAAAATGTGTGTTTTTTTTCGTTATGTTTAATAAAAATTATGTAGAACAAGACGAAATACGTTCAAACCACACGACAAACACATCCTAATTCTTCTATAAATCGAACCATTGCCATTCATGTGCCACTTAGAATGCGTAACATTTTTAATCAGAATACATAAATATACATAAAAAAGCCTGggattttaattttttttgctTGAATGTGACTACATGGTtattttattttaaggattttactGATAATTATGATAATCAGTATGGATTAACGAAATGGATTTACTTTTACTAGCTTTAGAGTAGGGCCCGGTTACTTTAAAGTGATTCCATGATAGTAATATTGGTGGTGGGAGACTGAAGGCTAGCTTCTCCGTTAAGCTTAAAGCTTTTACTCCAGTTAAATATGGGCTGGGCCCATCACTACACCTAATTTTTTATCATGAGTGTATTTAACCATTTCTTTTTTTATAATCGGATTATTTAACTTTGTTTTGGACAACAAGAAATATCttattacaaaaaaaataaaaaaaataaaaaaaaataaaaatagttaCATTGCATGATTAGAGGACCACATCTGTTTAAATTTACAATTATATAGGGCTATTATGGAAGATAGTCAAAGTTTGTGGACCAGCTTGTAATAAAAATTTTGTGAGAAAATTCAGTCTTTCGTCCCCAACGTAACACATTCACATCGTTTATATTCCTCAGTGTGAGCCGTTAGATAAACATACTCCCAACGTTTACAATTTTCTGACTTTTATAATTCTCCACCATTAACTCGGCTTACGTGGCCAACTGTCAAATACAATATCAATAGGACGATGACACGTGTCATCCCGCATGTATTTTTAGCCCCATATAAAATCTTACGTGTCACATGATTATAAAATCTACTTTagaaaaggaaaataaaaaagGGAAATTAATAATTcccaatatattttttttaattaaattttttaATCATATAAGACGTATGATTCCTATATGGCTAAAAAGCACATGTATCATGACACATGTCACTGTCCTATTGGTAATTTGTCCGACAATTTGCCACGTAAGCCAAATTAACGGAGGAGGAGTATAAAAATCGTGAAACTATAAATGTTGGGGGTATGTTTATCCAACGGCTCAAACTGAGGGTTATAACCGGTGTGAATATATAACGAGAGGAGGGACGAAAAGATCAATTTTCTCAAAAGTTTGTGGACTATAAAGATCATATTAAAAAGGTAAGGGGCTAACATATAGAAAAACACAAAACTTTACTAAAGACTAGCAAGATCGAAATTGGCGGCGACTCCAAACCTTCTTTTATTTTCCCAACTCTTCTTTTCTTCTAACTTGCGAGAAACGAAAACATTCGAGAAAAGTCGACCAACAGTTTTATCAAGAATCgatagttttttattttttttccaaaGTTCCATTATCAATAGAGGAGAATGGTTTTGTGGGAGCTGACATTGGCGACGGCTTATTTCCTGGGTCTGAAGCGGACTTACAGATTGGCTTTGAAGATCCAACGTCGCGTAATCACTCCTAAGCACCCAAAGATCCGCAAATTTGTTCATGGGTATGTTTATTCTACGCCTAATTTGATTGATCGATTGTTAAATTAGGATGGGGATTgagtcgatgaattgaagttttgaaGAATGAAATTGATCGTTCAGTTTATTAGAGATGATTGTGGAGGTGGTGTTAATTTAGGTTGGGGCGATTTTTAGTTTAATCCCCTCTGCTTGTTTCCGTGCAAATTTAATTTTTCTTTGATTTGTGTATAGAGGCTTGAATTTGAAGTGATTCATCATTATTGCTCAATCTTGGAGTTTGAAGTTTGGTAGAGAAGCATTTAAAAATTTCATTCTGTTTGAATCCTGTTATACAACTAATGATGACGATACCTGTTAATAAGTATGTGGGGATAGAAATATTATTCAGTCTTCTCCTAAGATGCTGTCATCCAAAAACTACCTCTTCCCAGTCTTTGTTCTGTTGATTGCTTGATTTTAGCCATAAAGAAATAGTTGGTCATATAAATTGTTTTGAAAGTGGCTGACTGGTCATTACATCGGATTTGAGGTGAAGTAGCAATGACATGTAACTAGCCACTTCATTGAAATAAGCTCTTTCTTGGTAGTCCTTAGAGTGCCCTATTTTAGTTCTTTTGGCTATAATTGAGATTAAGGTCAGGACTTACAAAATGATGTTCGTTGTCATCTGGTGTGTACATATTTTGAATTCCCAAGTGTTACAACTCAAATTAGAATCACTCTATATAACAAGAAATGTCTAGGTTCTTTCATGCTCATCTTTTCTGATAGGGACAGCTATCTTGGCAACTCTTTTTTTAACATGACTTCATTTGATTTGTCGGGCCGTTCCTGTTACTTTTAAATGTATGGAGATTATTTTCTATAAACTTGCTTGAACTTGGATCGGCTTATTGTCTTGGGCAGATGTACAGTTTAGTTTTTTGGGATATTATTTGTAGAACTCCATTACCAAGCTTTTAAGTGAAGAGAGTTAGTAATACCAAGTGTTGAGTCCTTCTGATTGTTTAGACATATTTTTTTGTTCTTATTAATGCTCGAATGTATCATTATGCCAAGTTACTCAATAACATTATAGTAGAATCTTGCCCCACAATATCAGTTTCTGCAATTATTGCCAGACACTCAAAATGTGTTTATTTAAATGATAAATGTACATGTATTGCCATACCATGGTGCTATTATGAATGCTTTGAGCAGAATCTAACTTCACTTTTGTATTTTTCAATAGACGCACGCGAATGATATTTGACGTTGCACTGAAAGTTCATCGTAACGTACAAGAGAGAGACCTAGAAGTTGGAAGAAAtgtgggaaaccggatccttcgaTGGCTTGATCGGATGAAACCATCAGCTAACATCCGTCGTCCCCACCAAATCAGTGACGTTAGCACAAACACGAAAATGACGAAACAGTCCTCCTCCCTGCTGAAACCTCCATCTAGCTCCTCGCTAACATCCAGGAACGATGAATCTGGCAGGCATCTGTTTACTGCATCGAAAGCGATGTGGCGGTCAAGGTCAACGACCTTCCCCGCCATCGCAATGATGATGCGGGCCCCAAGGCCAGCTGGCACGATGACGCATTACAGGCACTTGTCATCGTCAAACTACTCCGGGGCAAGATTCGAGGGCATCATTAGAAAAGACATAATGCAGTGGATGTTGCAGAACTAAAGGGGGTTTGTTGCTCAATGGACAACCATGAAAGTTTTCAGTTCGGATATTGGATGGATGTTGTTGTTCGATGGGAAGAAGGGTTTTTGTGCTTTGAAAGGACAACACTAAGTGATAGCTTCatagacattttttttttttactttccatTGATTGTCATGTGAAAAAACACAGGTTATTCTCTGTATGGAGTTTTGTTTTCTAGGACAGTATTCCACGTGGCTTTAGATCACTGAGAATGGTTACTTTTTTGAAGTTTATAATAAAGGAGAATGCAATCTGTGAAAGTTGATATATAGTGTATATTCTTTCTAAGTTATCGTTCCAACTGCATAGAGGTTCAATTTCATTTCATCTTTCAACTTTTTCCTGATCTTCGATTCAGTCCTCCAACTCTTCTAAGCTCCCTATTCATATCTAAATCTTCCTAATATAATCGTAAGTTCCTACAAACACATAACGAAATCAAGATAAACGTATCAATGCAAAAAGACATAAAATAAAGCCTGAAGAACTCGATTACACATTCAAACATTTTCTTCCGGAGATTACACATTCAAACTCGGCCAGATCCAATATTTAATAAAATTCATCCTTTATCAAAAAAGGAAAAAAGATGTTTAAAATTCATCCTCAATCGACTTTCTTtccaaactaaataataataataataataataataataacttcatgtaattattgttaataataataataataataataataataaaaaataataataataataataataataataatctgcaGATTTGAACTTGTTTTATCAAGGAATCCAACTCCAAATCCAAATCAAAGAAAAGATACCGAAAAAAGAGGAGGAAAATTGAATATCATGAGGAACGTTCCATAACTCggagaaaaaaaaaaaatcaaaaagggTTGATTGTACTTTTGTCCCTTTAttcaaataataaaaatcatttcatTGTCACAaccttttttttaattattaatacatTCATACTTAAATCCCAAGCACGAAATAGTAGAATGATAGATCGATAGTCCATCACATGCACACATCAAACAAATAATTATagtaaaaactctttaaattaatatTCGGTAAATTAATAAATTCTCTAAAATAATAAATTTGTTCGGTTTTGATTTGGGCCAatgtaaaaaattaaaaaattcgataaaataataagatatTAATTTTTCGGGAGATCCCTTTATAATATTTGGTCCTAAGAAAATCATAAATTAATAAGTCATAGAAATTGAAAAAAATATATTACACTCTATTGAAATATGATTCAATAGTTATATGTTTTCGTTAAAGTTCAAGTCTATTTGGAGCCATTgccaccaagtaagaacacaatacAACTATTATATCCCAAAGTTCGCTGCAACGTAATTCTAAAAGGTATAGACTAATTTGTCGTTTTGTTTGGTACGTACAGTATAATTACTTAGTTTATACGGAAATATGAATTACATTGAATCGgttaaaaactctttaaattaataattattaatttatcgatatatTAATAACTCTCTAAACTAATAAATTTTTTCGGTCctaacattattaatttatagaatTTTAACTAGTATTACTTATTTAGGTCTCGTCATATATTGCTAAATTATGAGATTAATCTAACTGGTATTTTAGCTGAAACTTCCTTTTAGGCTGCTCATCGACACCACAGAAACTCTCTAAGCCAACACCCAATCGACCATCAACATTTTGAGCTACAAATTTCTTATACTCGAAATCAAAAGGCTTAAATTACGGAGGATGTTCTTCATCTACCAATTCTTCTGGAGCATTTATAATATACCCTGGTTTTGAGTTACAAAAGAATACAATAGTGTAGTACGCATCGTTTCTGCTCAGCACCACACGATGATGTGGAGCGCTTAATCTTCCATTAAGTCATGCCTATTACAAAAGAAATTTGAATTGATTCTGTTAAACAAGTTAGAAGTCGAAACATGTTTATTTCGGTTTTGATTTATTCATTTTGAGTTTATGAGTTATTCAAGTGAGCTTTCACATGGAGGACGAATCTTTATAGGCATAATTCTTAGAATTGGTTGTGGTTGTGGGTAGGGGGATCGAGGACTTCCCCATTATATAATCCAAAACTAATTACTAAAAGAAAAACAATACAATTACTTACGGATAGAGTTTGTCCAATTAGGACAATATAAGGACAGGGAAAACTTTGTTTGAGCTGAATCCATTCACCATCACGCAACTGGACCTCAAAGCCATCGACTTGGTTTCGAAGCAATATTGTGAGTAAGCTCTTATCTGCGTGAGACCGCAGCGTGATTTCATTCTCACCGGCTTTAGGAGGATCATATCTAAGGATCTTCAATTTGTGAGTTGTTGAGTTTATATGTTTCTCCATGTATTTCTCGAGCCCAAAGCTTTCCACGATCGTTTTCTGGATTATTTATCCAACTCCGACACTCTTTCAGTGACAGATCATATACTTTTGCTGCaagtaagtgtatatatatatatgttatcttatatatatttagaaGACTAAAATTAAATtgtttcattccaaattttattagcgaatgatttttttttctttcttatattTATTACTTAAAAGAAATTAAAAACAAAATTCCATGGCCAAATATATACACGAGACATATTTGTTAAGTTGATATTAAGCTGGTTCTTCATGGGAGTTTAAATCCCATTACAATTTTCCATTTGAAATTTCTTCAACATGTCTTCTACATATTTCTTCTGATGTATGAAGATTCCAGCATCACTTTGATCTATTTTTAATTCCAAAAGGTAGTTTATTTGGCCTAAATCTGTCATCTAAAACTTAGAGTTCATCAATCTTTTGAAGTCTTCCACAAGCTTCAAATCTGTCCCAATAATTAACAGATCATCAACGTACAGAGAGCAAATGATCTTTGCTCCTCCTTGACACTTTACATATAGAGTAGCTTCACTTTGACTTCTCTAGAATCCATTATGCAACAAATATGTGTTAATCCTGGAGTACCAAGCTCTAGAAGATTTTTTAAGACCATATAGAGTTTTGATGAGCTTATATACCTTGTGCTCCTCTCTTTTCTTCACAAATCCATTAGGCTGCTTCACATATACTTCTTCCTTCAGAACTCGATTGAGGaatgcactcttcacatccatctgaTGTATTTCCCAACCATTGTTTGTTGCCAAAGCTAATAACATCCTGACTGTGTCCAATCTTGCAACTAGAGCATATGTCTCTTCATAGTCAATGCCATATTCTTGTTTGTATCCCCTCACAACTAGCCTGGCCATATATCTAATAATACTTTCATCTGCATTCAGTTTAGTCCTATACACCCACTTTCTTTCTGTCACCTTTGTGTTCTCAGATGGCCCGTCTACTAAGATCCAAGTTTCATTATCCAAAATTGCATTCCATTCCTCTATTATAGCTTGTTGCTACTTTGGATGCCTTTCTGCTTGCTTGTAGGTCCTAGGTTCAGTGCTTAATATCATAATCTCTTCCATTCCTGCATCAAGAAAGTCTTCAGCTACACAGATAAACTCTAAAATATTAGGATCTGGAGCAAGCATTGATTGTTCATACACAGTATTCAAGCTTTTTTTCCTTCTTGGGTTCATCTCTTCAAGTATTATAGTGTCAATATCTATGGCTTGTATTGCTGGCTTATCTGGACTTCCTTCATTGTTTGGTGACTCTCCTCCTGAATTTAATAATTCAGGATTAGTATTTGTGTTACTGCTTTCTCTTTCAGTCATAGGAGAAGTTAACAATGGTTTTGGAATATTATTTTCTCCTCCTAGAGTTGTAACTGGGATACCTGTATCAGAATGAACAAACACATTAGGAGAGACTGGTGATTCTCCATTGTCAGATGAAGTTTCACTCATAATCTCATCAATAAGTGGTGGTTGTATTGGTATCTCATATAAAACTCTCCATGGCTCACTCACTGTTGCTTCAGTCCACTCAAATTCAACATCTTCATCAAATTTTGTACTCATTGTGATTATCATTTTTTCTTTCATTGGTTCCCAAATCCTGTACCCTTTAGTTTGTCCAAAGTTATATCCCATCATAATTCCTTTCACAGCCTTTTTTGACATTTTCTTCCTTTTCTGCTCAGGAATATATGCATAAGCAATGCATCCAAAGACCTTCAATGATGCACCTTAGGCTTTACTCCAAACATCATTTCAA encodes the following:
- the LOC139883671 gene encoding uncharacterized protein; translation: MVLWELTLATAYFLGLKRTYRLALKIQRRVITPKHPKIRKFVHGRTRMIFDVALKVHRNVQERDLEVGRNVGNRILRWLDRMKPSANIRRPHQISDVSTNTKMTKQSSSLLKPPSSSSLTSRNDESGRHLFTASKAMWRSRSTTFPAIAMMMRAPRPAGTMTHYRHLSSSNYSGARFEGIIRKDIMQWMLQN